In Glycine max cultivar Williams 82 chromosome 7, Glycine_max_v4.0, whole genome shotgun sequence, a single window of DNA contains:
- the LOC100812236 gene encoding dnaJ protein homolog 1 — MFGRGGPRRSDNSKYYDILGVSKNASEDEIKKAYRKAAMKNHPDKGGDPEKFKELGQAYEVLSDPEKKDLYDQYGEDALKEGMGGGGSFHNPFDIFESFFGGASFGGGGSSRGRRQKHGEDVVHSLKVSLEDVYNGTTKKLSLSRNVFCSKCKGKGSKSGTAGRCFGCQGTGMKITRRQIGLGMIQQMQHVCPDCRGSGEVINERDKCPQCKGNKISQEKKVLEVHVEKGMQQGQKIVFEGQADEAPDTITGDIVFVLQVKDHPRFRREQDDLFIDQNLSLTEALCGFQFAVKHLDGRQLLIKSNPGEVIKPGQYKALNDEGMPQHNRPFMKGRLYIQFNVDFPDSGFLSPDQCQLLEKVLPQKSSKHVSDMELDDCEETTLHDVNFKEEMRRKQQQQHREAYDEDDDEPSGHRVQCAQQ; from the exons ATGTTTGGGCGTGGTGGACCAAGGAGGAGTGACAACTCCAAATATTATGATATTCTCGGGGTTTCCAAAAATGCCAGTGAAGATGAAATCAAGAAGGCCTATAGAAAGGCTGCTATGAAGAACCATCCAGATAAGGGAGGAGATCCTGAAAAG TTCAAGGAGTTAGGTCAAGCATATGAAGTTTTAAGTGATCCTGAGAAGAAAGACCTGTATGACCAGTATGGTGAAGATGCCCTTAAAGAAGGAATGGGGGGAGGAGGCTCGTTTCATAATCCATTTGATATATTTGAATCATTTTTTGGTGGAGCAAGCTTTGGTG GTGGTGGTAGTTCCCGAGGTAGAAGACAGAAGCATGGTGAAGATGTGGTgcattctttaaaggtttcctTGGAGGACGTCTATAACGGCACAACAAAGAAACTATCTCTTTCTAGAAACGTATTCTGCTCAAAATGTAAAGG GAAAGGTTCAAAAAGTGGAACAGCTGGTAGGTGTTTTGGATGCCAAGGCACTGGTATGAAAATTACAAGAAGGCAGATTGGACTAGGCATGATTCAACAAATGCAACATGTCTGTCCTGACTGCAGAGGATCTG GTGAGGTCATTAACGAGAGAGATAAATGTCCTCAGTGCAAAGGAAACAAAATTTCCCAGGAAAAGAAGGTGCTGGAAGTGCATGTTGAGAAGGGTATGCAGCAGGGTCAGAAGATTGTTTTTGAAGGACAAGCTGATGAAGCT CCTGACACAATCACAGGAGATATTGTTTTTGTATTGCAAGTAAAGGATCACCCAAGGTTCAGAAGGGAACAAGATGACCTCTTTATTGATCAAAATCTCAGCTTAACTGAGGCACTCTGTGGCTTTCAGTTTGCCGTCAAACATCTTGATGGTAGGCAACTATTGATCAAATCAAATCCTGGGGAAGTCATCAAGCCAG GTCAATATAAAGCATTAAATGATGAGGGAATGCCACAACACAATAGGCCATTCATGAAGGGTCGCCTTTACATCCAATTTAATGTTGATTTCCCCGACTCAGGGTTTCTTTCCCCTGACCAATGCCAGTTATTGGAAAAGGTGTTGCCTCAGAAGAGCAGCAAGCACGTGTCAGATATGGAGCTGGATGATTGTGAGGAGACCACTTTGCATGATGTCAACTTTAAGGAGGAGATGAGACGAAAGCAGCAACAGCAACACCGCGAGGCATAcgacgaagatgatgatgagCCATCTGGTCACCGAGTGCAATGTGCTCAACAGTAG